The window GCCACGAACCTTTTGAGCCGAACAGCACCGGGCCTAACCTGATGGCCTGGGCCGAATGGCGTCATTTTCGTCTGACGGGCGACAAGGAGCGCGTGGCCGCCGTTTTCCAACCCCTGTTGGCCTATCACCGCTGGTGCCGGGCCAATCGCACCTGGCGCAGTGGTCTGTATTGGACGACGGCCTACGCGGGCGGGTTAGAGAATCAACCCCGCGTGCCCGGCGGCCGCTACCATCATAACCATTGGGCCTGGATCGACGCCAGTGCCCAGGCCGCTCTCAATTGCCTGTTGCTGGAACGGATGGCGACCCTTCTCGATCAGGCGGAAACGATCTCCGATCTGGTGGCCGAGCGCGACACACTGATTCGGAGGATCAACGATGAATTGTGGAGCGAAGAAAACCATTTCTACCAGGACATTGGGCCGGATGATGGCTTCAGCGCCGTCAAGAGCATTGCCGCCTACTGGATGCTGATGGATCCGCTGCTCGTCCCCAAGGAGCGCCTCAGCCCTTTCGTGCAGCACTTGCGCGACACCTGGTCTTTTCGGGTTGAGAATGCGCTCCCCAGCATGGCCGCCGATAGCGAGGCCTACAATGCCCGCACCGGCAACGGCTGGCGCGGGGCGATCTGGCCGTCGTTGACCTACATGGTCTTGCGTGGCCTGAACGTGGCCGATCAATCTCTCCTGGCCCACAACCTGGCCCACAACCACGTGGCGATGGTCAGCCGTGTCTATGAGGAGACGGGCCAATTCTGGCGCAATTATGCCCCGGAAGAGAGCCGCCCCGGCGAACCGGCCGAAATCGACCAAACAGGCCTCACCCCGGCGGCGCTCATCGCCATGATCCTGGAAAACATACTGGGCCTGAGCGTCGATTGGCCCTTGCGCCGCGTCACGTGGCGGCGCTTTCTGGATACGGATCAGGCGTATGGCGTGCGTAACCTGCCGCTGGGCGGTGATGGATCGCTGGACCTTATCGCCGGGGGGGAGTTGCTTAAAATACGCACCGATAGCCCCATCACCCTGACCGTCCACGACCGCCAGGAGATCATCCAAACGGCCATCCCGGCCGGGACGTTCGAAATCAGTCTCAAGTAGCCCGGCGATTATGTTTCCTTTTACGGCGGCCACATTCAATCTGCGCGGTGGCGCCGAGCGTTGGCTGGCTCGTCGCCATCTGCTCGTCGGGCAGATCGTTGACCTTCAGCCCGACATCATCGCCCTGCAAGAACTGAAACTATCCTTCGGCCAGGGTAGTTGGCTGGCCCGGCAGGCCAACATTCGTCTGACGGGCGATGCCCGCCACCCGTACCGCCTGGTGACGGCCCGCAACGCAGAACTGAGCCATGCCCTGAGCGGTGTGGGCATCATGACGCGCTTGCCCATCATCTACCATGATTCGCTGGCGCTCGGCTATTCGCGGCAGGTGGCGGTGCGGGCCAATGTGGAGTTGCCGGCCGGCGCGGCCGATACGCGCCGCCAATCGCTGGACTTTGTGAGTGTGCAATTATGTCCCGGCCCGGCCGGACGTGAGGCGCGGGTGACTCAGGCCATGAACCTGGTGGGCTGGATCAATGAGAAAAGGCGCGTGCCGTTGCAGATTATTTGCGGCGATTTCAACGAGTCGCCGTCGGGCGCGGCCGTCACCCTCATGCGCCAATCCTACCGCTCGGCCTATGCTTGCGTCCACCAGCGCGACCCGATCGCCACCTTCCCGACGAATTTCTTGCAGCCCCAGCCGGTGGCGACGGCCTGTCTCGACTACGTGTTCGTCTCGCCGGCCGTGTATAGAGTGACAAAGGCGTCGTTCTTCTGCGATAAGCCCGCGGCCGAGGATGACACCTTATTTCCATCCGACCACGTGGGCTTGCTGGTCGGTCTAGAGGTTTAGGTTTGGCGTGGCTAAAAACAGAGAATTGATTTCAATCGTCGCCCCGGTCTATAACGAAGAGGGCGTCCTCGATGCGCTGTACGAGCGCGTGCGGGCCGTGCTGGACGGGGCCGGCGAAGAATGGGAGTTGGTGCTGGTCAATGATGGCAGCCGCGACCGCTCGGCCGAAGTCATCGCCCAATTGCACGAGCGCGATCCGCGCGTGAAGGGCATCAGCTTCTCGCGCAACTTCGGCTTCCAGATCGCCGCCACCGCCGGCCTCGATTATGCCCGTGGCGACGCGGTGATCCTGACCGACGCCGACTTGCAGGATCCTCCGGAGGTCTATCCGGCCATGTTGGCCCAATGGCGCGCCGGCTATGACGTGGTCTACGGCGTGCGCGCCAGCCGCCAGGGCGAGACGTGGTTCAAGCTGACGACGGCCAAGCTGTTCTATCGCCTGATTCACCGCATCACCAGCATCAACATCCCGCTGGACACCGGTGATTTCCGCCTGATGGATCGGCGGGTCATCAATTCGCTGCGCGGTATGAATGAGCGCAACCGCTTCCTGCGCGGCATGGTGCCGTGGATCGGCTTTCGGCAGATAGGGGTGGAGTACAATCGGGAAGCGCGCTATGCCGGTGAGGCCAAATTCACCAGCGTCAAGAAGATGCTGCCCTTCGCCCTCGACGCCATCACCAGCTTCTCCTACTTCCCGCTGCAACTGGCGACGATTCTAGGATTCGTCATCGCCGCCATCAGCGTCGTGGCGATTCTGGCCGTGGTTCTCGTCCGCCTGCTGGGGCCGCACGAGCCATTGCTGGGGCAGGCGACGACGTTGGTGGCGGTGCTATTCCTGGGCAGCGTCCAGTTGATCAGCCTGGGGATCATCGGCGAATATCTGGGGCGCATCTACGACGAGGTGAAGGGCCGGCCGCTCTATCTCATTCAGGAGAGTTGGGGGCTGGAAGAAGGGCCGCTCGGCCGCTTTGCCCCGCCGATGGGGCCGAACAGCACGGACTAAGCGGAATCTAAATCTGACAGGTCAGCGGGCTACACCGCGAACCCAATGGCTCAGCCGCCGATCTCCGACATCACCCGGTTGAGCGGGATCACGTCCTGGGCCAGCCCATGCCCCCACGGCTTCCACCAGATGCCCTTCTTGATGATCGCTTCCAGTTCCTCGTCCGTGGCTCCGGCGCGCAGGGGGGTCATCAGGTCAACCTCTTTCTCGCGCAAGAGGCACAGGCGCAGGCGGCCGTCGGCCGTCAGGCGGGCGCGGTTGCAGCTGGCGCAAAACGGCTGGCTGATCGAACTGATGAAGCCGATTTTGCCCGGCGCGCCGTCGAGCTGGAACAGGCTGGCCTCGCCGTCCAGCACGCCCTGATTGACGGGCCGCAATTCGCCCAGCGCCCCGGCGATGGTCTCTTGTAGTTCCGCCTGGGTCACCACGCCGGATAGCTGGAAATCGGCCACGTCGCCGAAGGGCATCATCTCGATGAAGCGCACCTGCCACGGTTGGTAGAGCGTCAGGCGGGCCAGATCGACCACGTCCTCGCCATCGTTGTAGTTGCGCACGACGACCGCGTTGAGCTTGATCTCCAGCCCGGCGGCTTCGGCGGCGCGTATGCCGCGCCAGACGTCCTCGACTTCGCCCCAACGCGTCAGCTTCTTGAACTTGTGCGGATCGAGCGTATCGATGCTGATGTTGACCCGTTGCAGCCCGGCATCGGCCAGCGGTTGGGCCAGCCGGTCGAGCAGCAGGCCGTTGGTCGTCATCGCCAGCTTCTCGACGCCGGGCGTGGCGGCCATCGTCGCCACCAATTGGACGAC is drawn from Candidatus Promineifilum breve and contains these coding sequences:
- a CDS encoding glycosyltransferase family 2 protein, which gives rise to MAKNRELISIVAPVYNEEGVLDALYERVRAVLDGAGEEWELVLVNDGSRDRSAEVIAQLHERDPRVKGISFSRNFGFQIAATAGLDYARGDAVILTDADLQDPPEVYPAMLAQWRAGYDVVYGVRASRQGETWFKLTTAKLFYRLIHRITSINIPLDTGDFRLMDRRVINSLRGMNERNRFLRGMVPWIGFRQIGVEYNREARYAGEAKFTSVKKMLPFALDAITSFSYFPLQLATILGFVIAAISVVAILAVVLVRLLGPHEPLLGQATTLVAVLFLGSVQLISLGIIGEYLGRIYDEVKGRPLYLIQESWGLEEGPLGRFAPPMGPNSTD
- the moaA gene encoding GTP 3',8-cyclase MoaA produces the protein MAFDRFGRNINYLRISLTDRCNLRCVYCMPEDMTFRPRSELLQDDELARLVRLFSGLGFHKFRLTGGEPTVRANVVQLVATMAATPGVEKLAMTTNGLLLDRLAQPLADAGLQRVNISIDTLDPHKFKKLTRWGEVEDVWRGIRAAEAAGLEIKLNAVVVRNYNDGEDVVDLARLTLYQPWQVRFIEMMPFGDVADFQLSGVVTQAELQETIAGALGELRPVNQGVLDGEASLFQLDGAPGKIGFISSISQPFCASCNRARLTADGRLRLCLLREKEVDLMTPLRAGATDEELEAIIKKGIWWKPWGHGLAQDVIPLNRVMSEIGG
- a CDS encoding MGH1-like glycoside hydrolase domain-containing protein, with amino-acid sequence MPQHADWEQLYWVAWESVWRSLREPAADSLLVSAYPTPQSGGAIDMGTGAFIANLSGYVPGSFCLIESLDNFYANQHEDGFICRSLDTPTGADCHEPFEPNSTGPNLMAWAEWRHFRLTGDKERVAAVFQPLLAYHRWCRANRTWRSGLYWTTAYAGGLENQPRVPGGRYHHNHWAWIDASAQAALNCLLLERMATLLDQAETISDLVAERDTLIRRINDELWSEENHFYQDIGPDDGFSAVKSIAAYWMLMDPLLVPKERLSPFVQHLRDTWSFRVENALPSMAADSEAYNARTGNGWRGAIWPSLTYMVLRGLNVADQSLLAHNLAHNHVAMVSRVYEETGQFWRNYAPEESRPGEPAEIDQTGLTPAALIAMILENILGLSVDWPLRRVTWRRFLDTDQAYGVRNLPLGGDGSLDLIAGGELLKIRTDSPITLTVHDRQEIIQTAIPAGTFEISLK
- a CDS encoding endonuclease/exonuclease/phosphatase family protein; amino-acid sequence: MFPFTAATFNLRGGAERWLARRHLLVGQIVDLQPDIIALQELKLSFGQGSWLARQANIRLTGDARHPYRLVTARNAELSHALSGVGIMTRLPIIYHDSLALGYSRQVAVRANVELPAGAADTRRQSLDFVSVQLCPGPAGREARVTQAMNLVGWINEKRRVPLQIICGDFNESPSGAAVTLMRQSYRSAYACVHQRDPIATFPTNFLQPQPVATACLDYVFVSPAVYRVTKASFFCDKPAAEDDTLFPSDHVGLLVGLEV